The Pseudomonas kermanshahensis genome includes a window with the following:
- a CDS encoding LysR family transcriptional regulator — MAFTSDSLAVFLAVLEAGSFSAAARKLGRVPSAVSMAIAQLEAELDLALFDRATRKALPTSAALALEPQARQVICQLNLLDAQALQLHKGLEKRLTIAMAPELQTGRWSQPLETLAQEFPSLEIEVRSATQAEAIRLLHDGSVQLALVFERPGIDERESFLEAGSQLLVAVASPRHPAGRNSGTPLPEEAFAEQRQIIVASGKATGSDPRMVLSRRIWLTDSYLATLDLVQSGLGWAYLPQPLVEPLIASGALAEVRFDNMASRLRLWVDIIWVKPRPLGLGARRYLEVVRQLFEKEPPRA; from the coding sequence ATGGCCTTCACCAGCGACTCACTTGCCGTTTTTCTGGCCGTACTGGAGGCAGGGTCGTTTTCCGCAGCAGCGCGCAAGCTGGGCCGCGTGCCTTCGGCCGTGAGCATGGCCATCGCCCAGCTGGAAGCCGAGCTGGACCTGGCCCTGTTCGACCGGGCCACGCGCAAAGCCTTGCCAACCAGCGCCGCCTTGGCCCTCGAACCTCAGGCCAGGCAGGTGATCTGCCAGCTCAACCTGCTCGACGCCCAGGCCCTGCAGCTGCACAAGGGGCTGGAAAAGCGCCTGACCATCGCCATGGCACCCGAGCTGCAAACCGGCCGCTGGAGCCAACCGCTGGAAACCCTCGCGCAAGAATTCCCAAGCCTTGAGATCGAAGTGCGTTCGGCCACGCAAGCCGAAGCGATTCGTTTGCTGCATGACGGCAGCGTGCAGTTGGCGCTGGTTTTCGAACGGCCCGGCATCGATGAGCGTGAGTCATTTCTTGAAGCCGGCAGCCAGTTGCTGGTCGCCGTCGCATCACCCCGCCACCCCGCCGGGCGCAACAGTGGCACACCACTGCCCGAAGAAGCCTTCGCCGAGCAACGGCAAATCATCGTGGCCTCCGGCAAAGCCACCGGCTCCGACCCGCGCATGGTGTTGTCGCGGCGCATCTGGCTGACCGACAGCTACCTAGCTACGCTGGATCTGGTGCAATCCGGCCTGGGGTGGGCCTACCTGCCGCAGCCGCTGGTCGAACCGTTGATTGCCTCGGGCGCCTTGGCCGAGGTGCGCTTCGACAACATGGCCAGCCGCTTACGGCTGTGGGTCGACATCATCTGGGTCAAACCGCGGCCCCTGGGCCTGGGCGCGCGGCGCTACCTGGAAGTCGTACGGCAACTGTTCGAAAAGGAGCCGCCAAGGGCCTGA